Sequence from the Thalassoglobus sp. JC818 genome:
TCGCATTGGGAACGATTTCCATTATCACGATGACCTTTGGAAATCTAGCGGCTTACAGTCAGACCAATGTGAAGCGTCTGCTCGCGTATTCGACCATTGCTCACGCCGGTTACATGGTGATGGCAGTTTCCGCCATGCTTGTGATTCTGAACTCGCCAACGTCGGAAGTTGGAGTTGGTCAGGCAGCCACGTGCGTGGAAGGTTTGATGTACTACGTCGCGGTCTACCTGTTCATGAATCTCTCAGCATTTGCGGTTGTCGCTCTTCTGAGGAATGAAACTTTCCGCGAAGATATCTCAAGCTATAAAGGGATTGTCAGCGGAAGTGCAGCGACCAAAATTCTTTGTGTCTGTCTGGCGATCAGCTTTTTCAGCTTGGTCGGAATGCCTCCATTTGGTGGCTTCTTTGCTAAGATGATGATCTTCTACAGTGCACTGCAAGCGGGCAATGCCCACTGGTTTTTGTGGATTGTTCTTGGCTTCGGTGCGATCAACACTGTGTTCAGTCTTTTCTATTATCTGAACGTTCTGAAGACAGCCTTTATCAGTGAGCCTGAAGCTGATGCTTCGCCTGTGGAAGTTCCCGGAATGGCCGGAGCCTATGTCCTGCTGGTCACGATTCCAATTCTTGCTCTTGGAATGTCTTCCCTTCAGGGTGACTTAACTGCGACAGCCAAATACGTTGCAGCCTCCCTGTTTCAGTAAGCCAGTCGATCACGACCAGAATGAGATGATGGCATGGATTCTTCCAATTCAATTGTGAATGATTTGTTGGTGCAGGTGCATCGCAGCTTACTGCAATACGCTGCGGAATCATGGCCATGGGCAGCGTTGAACGATCTCGACACTGAGCAACACCTGCTGATGACCGCCCGTCGTCAGGAACAAGTTGTCGGACGCATGGTCGCGTTTCTGAAAGAACGCAAACACCCGATTGACTTTGGTGTCTATCCTTACGAATACACGAGTCTCCATTTCGTGTCGCTGGGGTTCTTTCTGAATCGACTTCGCGAGAGCGAAGCTGCGGTTCTGGGTGAATTGGAATCGGCGTTGTCACAATTGGCTGACGATTCTGAGTGCCTCGACGTTGTGCAGGACGCCATTGGCGTACAGAAAGACGTTGTGAAGTCGCTCTCCGAATTCAAGATCTCAAATTCCGAAGTCAGTTCGTCGAACTGAAACAGTGGTCGCTTCGGAGCGAGATTGGCTTCATTCTGCGGGACGCTGTTGAGTTCACATCCTGCACATCAGCTTCGAAGTTCGCTGTGTACTTTCGTGCAAATTCTTAAGACCGGTTCGAGAAGTGCACCATGCTCATCGATACACACGCCCATCTGGACGAGCAGTCGTTTGAGACTGACTTGGATGGGGTGCTTGCCAGGGCCCTCGAAGCTGGAGTTGAAAAGATCTTCACGATTGGGATCTCTCGATCCACCAGTGAAGCAGCGGTTCGTCTGGCGGAACAGCACTCACAACTGTTCGCCGTTGTTGGAATTCAGCCGAACTACGTTGCTGAAGCTCAGCACGATGACTTCTCAAAAATTGAGTCTCTCGCGAGTCACTCCAAGGTTGTTGCGATTGGCGAAACGGGTCTCGATCGCTATTGGGATCACGCGCCGCTGGACCTTCAAAAGGAGTACTTCGTTCGCCATATCGAATTGGCGATTGATCGCGACTTGCCGTTCATTGTGCATTGTCGAGATGCAGAAGATGACGTGGTGGAAGTACTTAAAGAGACCACTGCGGGACGTCAGCTACGTGGTGTGATGCATTCGTTTTGCGGGACAACAGCGACAGCTGAAGAGTGTTTGAGTCTGGGTATGCATATCTCGTTCGCAGGTATGGTGACGTTCAAGAAGAATGATGATCTGCGAAGCGTAGCCAAGTCGATTCCGCTTGATCGACTCTTGGTCGAAACAGACTCTCCGTATTTGGCTCCTGTTCCAGTTCGAGGAAATCGGAATGAGCCAGCGAATGTTGTTCACACAGCCAGGTGTGTTGCGGACGTGCATGGGCTGACTTACGATCAGTTTGCCGAACAGGTAACGTCTAACACTCGAGAATTGTTCCGCCTTGAGTAGCAACTTGAGCTCATTGAGCAGTGCGCTCGCTGCGACTAGTCAGCTTCAACTTCGATGAGTTGATCGACTCTTTCTGCACGATGCTTTTCGTGCGCATGCAATCGCCTGAGTTGCTCAAGTCATTGGCGAGGTCTGCGAGTTTGTCTCTGCAAGAGCTGATGACTTTCGTTGCTCATGAGACTTTCGTGTCTCGAACAAAGTGTCGAGTTTAGGAATTTGTTTTTTGACGGCTGAAATTTGTTGAGTGCAGAAATTGGTCGATGAGTGTTCAACGTCGCGCTGATTGATGTTCGTCAGCTTGCTTGTTTTCTTTCGCAGAGTGCAGCTTGTGATTGTCGGTTTCGTTCACAGTCGGAAATGAAATTGATCGAGTTCAACATCTGGTGGAAGCGGTGAAGCGATTTCGTCAACTCTCAGCGGCGATGCTCGTGTTGTTTTGTGTGGATTTTTATGCAGCCAAATTGTGTTCGATCAACGTGTTGCCAGGCGCATACGGGCTGCATTTGTATTTGCTCGATTGTCTTCAAAGCATCGGTGTATCAATCTGATCGGGATGAGTCGGCGTTGAGTGACTCGGCGAATACGACAGTCTGTGATCAAATGCGCACTCAACTTGATCGCCAGCGCTGCGAATACGCGTGATCTCTTCTGTTCAGCGAGTGATGGTTGTCGTCAAAACGGTACAAATCAGGGTTGCAAGGTTTTTTGGATTTCGTAACATTTGCCGCAAGTCATTGTTGTCGCTATGTCTTTGCGTTTCAGTTCATTTCTGAAAGCTTGGTTCAGAACGACAACAGTCGGTTCGCCACGGTTGGCGGATCGGGATGGATTCGGCAACGTGGAAATATCAACCGTTTTTGCCCAGTAGCATCGGCTTGATTCCACAACCCTGAAACTCTTGGAAGGAGGAGTTTCCGTGGCCAAGAAAAAGGCAACTAAGAAGGCTGCAACTAAGAAGAAAGCAGCCACT
This genomic interval carries:
- a CDS encoding TatD family hydrolase; this translates as MLIDTHAHLDEQSFETDLDGVLARALEAGVEKIFTIGISRSTSEAAVRLAEQHSQLFAVVGIQPNYVAEAQHDDFSKIESLASHSKVVAIGETGLDRYWDHAPLDLQKEYFVRHIELAIDRDLPFIVHCRDAEDDVVEVLKETTAGRQLRGVMHSFCGTTATAEECLSLGMHISFAGMVTFKKNDDLRSVAKSIPLDRLLVETDSPYLAPVPVRGNRNEPANVVHTARCVADVHGLTYDQFAEQVTSNTRELFRLE